One window of the Paenibacillus beijingensis genome contains the following:
- the dpsA gene encoding dipicolinate synthase subunit DpsA — MLTGVQVLLIGGDARQLEVIRKLVELDASVTVVGFDGLAALPAGAMCEELREELFDGADAVILPAVGTDDYGIVPATFSTGELKLTGDHIARLPKHCKIYAGMAKPYLRDLCSGYEIGLVELFDRDDIAIYNSIPTAEGAVKMAIENTDITIHGSNCMVLGLGRTGLTLARTLQGLGANVLAGVRREDDFARASEMRFQPFYVRDLLHKTGNIDLLFNTIPTMIVTAQIITKLPSRAVIIDLASKPGGTDFRFAEKRGIKAMLAPGLPGIVAPVTAGRIIADCLGQLIMEDTSKRGNGQ; from the coding sequence ATGCTTACAGGCGTTCAAGTGCTGTTGATCGGAGGCGATGCCAGACAGCTCGAGGTCATCCGCAAACTGGTGGAACTCGACGCGTCCGTTACGGTCGTCGGATTCGACGGTCTCGCCGCCTTGCCCGCCGGGGCAATGTGCGAAGAACTGCGCGAAGAGCTGTTTGACGGCGCGGACGCGGTCATATTGCCGGCAGTCGGGACGGACGATTACGGGATTGTGCCGGCTACATTCAGCACGGGCGAACTGAAGCTGACCGGCGATCATATTGCCAGACTTCCGAAACACTGTAAAATTTATGCCGGCATGGCCAAACCGTATTTGCGCGACCTATGCAGCGGCTATGAGATCGGATTGGTTGAACTGTTTGACCGCGATGACATCGCCATCTACAACTCCATTCCGACGGCGGAAGGGGCCGTGAAGATGGCCATCGAGAATACGGATATTACGATTCACGGTTCCAACTGCATGGTGCTCGGGCTTGGCCGCACCGGGCTCACTTTAGCGAGAACATTGCAAGGATTGGGCGCGAACGTACTTGCCGGCGTGCGCCGCGAAGACGATTTTGCACGTGCGTCGGAGATGAGATTTCAGCCCTTTTATGTACGGGATTTGCTCCATAAAACGGGCAACATTGACTTGCTTTTTAATACAATTCCGACTATGATAGTCACAGCGCAAATTATAACAAAATTGCCCTCTCGAGCCGTCATTATCGACCTCGCTTCCAAGCCCGGCGGAACGGATTTCCGCTTTGCCGAGAAGCGCGGCATCAAGGCGATGCTCGCTCCCGGGTTACCAGGTATCGTAGCACCCGTAACAGCTGGACGGATCATAGCGGATTGTCTCGGTCAGTTAATTATGGAAGATACCAGCAAGCGGGGGAATGGGCAATGA
- the dut gene encoding dUTP diphosphatase yields the protein MFQVLFKKLPGNEDVALPAKMSELAAGFDLHAAVESPVELKPGERKLIPTGFAMAMPAGLEAQIRPRSGLAYKHGITCLNSPGTIDADYRGEVKVLLINLGSETFTISRMERIAQMVFQTVPQIEVAVADELPETVRGAGGFGHTGV from the coding sequence TTGTTTCAGGTACTGTTTAAAAAATTGCCGGGCAACGAAGATGTTGCACTGCCTGCCAAAATGTCGGAACTGGCGGCAGGCTTTGATCTTCATGCCGCGGTCGAATCCCCGGTAGAGCTGAAGCCGGGAGAGCGCAAGCTGATTCCGACCGGTTTTGCGATGGCGATGCCAGCCGGGCTGGAAGCGCAAATACGGCCCCGCAGCGGACTCGCGTATAAGCACGGCATTACGTGTTTGAATTCGCCCGGGACAATCGATGCCGATTACCGGGGCGAAGTAAAGGTGCTCCTCATTAATTTGGGAAGCGAGACGTTTACGATATCCCGCATGGAACGGATCGCCCAAATGGTGTTCCAGACCGTGCCTCAAATTGAAGTTGCGGTTGCGGACGAACTTCCGGAAACGGTCCGGGGCGCAGGCGGTTTCGGCCACACCGGGGTTTAG
- a CDS encoding dipicolinate synthase subunit B, producing MNWTGTTVGYALSGSHCTFEEVMPQIKKFVDAGANVIPIVSQSIMTTDTRFGTSAEWQRQLKEITGNEIISTIVQAEPLGPSKKIDVLLIAPCTGNTTSKLANAMTDSAVLMAAKAQMRNGKPVVLAISTNDGLGLNAANIAKLLVAKNIYFVPFGQDNPVQKPNSLVARMDLVMESCEAALQGRQLQPLLVERHTS from the coding sequence ATGAATTGGACGGGAACGACAGTCGGGTACGCATTATCCGGCTCGCATTGCACGTTCGAGGAAGTCATGCCGCAGATCAAGAAATTTGTGGACGCGGGCGCGAACGTGATTCCGATTGTATCGCAGAGCATTATGACGACAGATACCCGCTTCGGCACATCCGCCGAATGGCAGCGTCAATTAAAGGAAATTACGGGCAATGAAATCATATCGACCATTGTACAGGCGGAGCCGCTCGGACCTTCCAAAAAAATCGACGTGCTGCTGATCGCGCCATGCACGGGTAATACGACGAGCAAGCTCGCCAACGCAATGACCGACAGCGCCGTACTGATGGCAGCCAAGGCGCAAATGCGCAACGGCAAGCCCGTCGTTCTGGCGATCTCGACGAACGACGGTTTGGGGCTTAATGCCGCCAATATCGCCAAGCTGCTCGTTGCCAAAAACATTTATTTCGTGCCGTTCGGCCAAGATAATCCGGTGCAAAAACCGAATTCTCTCGTAGCTCGCATGGATCTGGTCATGGAATCTTGCGAGGCGGCGCTGCAAGGTAGACAGCTGCAGCCTTTGCTGGTGGAGCGACATACGTCCTAA
- a CDS encoding polysaccharide deacetylase family protein produces the protein MNVRRTIVMAACMLLVLACARWNENMSAYLTAVKEGTRTAYPALARVTAAADADSELYAVIKQEATKRYVAPVDAKVDRVWHAVPGYNGLEIDIEQTYKAALAAGKTSSSAITYVFREIPPKVSLDDLGEQPIYRGNPNKPMVSLMINVAWGNEYLDSMLNTLDREGVKATFFLDGSWLKKNPELAKTIQSRGHEMSNHAYSHPDMKTLDRQSQWNQIAKTEALLKSTLGVSNRFFAPPSGSYNATTVKVAAEQGLKTVLWTLDTVDWRKPSPSWILNRIGNGIEPGSLILMHPTASARDSLAGIIKLARSKGYALGTVSQTLSPERVKVSG, from the coding sequence ATGAATGTCAGGAGAACGATCGTAATGGCCGCATGCATGCTGCTTGTGCTCGCTTGCGCCCGCTGGAACGAAAATATGTCCGCTTATCTCACAGCGGTTAAGGAGGGAACCCGAACGGCATATCCGGCGCTGGCGCGGGTGACTGCGGCGGCGGATGCGGACAGCGAGTTGTATGCCGTAATCAAACAGGAAGCGACAAAACGTTATGTAGCTCCTGTCGATGCGAAAGTGGATCGAGTTTGGCATGCCGTCCCCGGCTACAACGGTCTGGAAATCGACATTGAGCAAACGTATAAAGCGGCTTTGGCAGCAGGCAAAACCTCCTCTTCCGCCATCACTTACGTATTCCGGGAAATTCCTCCGAAAGTGAGTCTCGACGACCTTGGCGAACAGCCGATTTACAGGGGCAATCCGAACAAGCCGATGGTGTCGCTGATGATCAATGTCGCCTGGGGAAACGAGTATTTGGATTCGATGCTGAATACGCTTGACCGCGAAGGGGTCAAAGCAACCTTTTTCCTGGACGGCTCCTGGCTGAAGAAAAATCCCGAGCTTGCGAAAACGATCCAGTCCCGCGGTCATGAAATGTCCAACCATGCCTATTCGCACCCCGATATGAAAACGCTCGACCGTCAATCGCAGTGGAATCAGATTGCGAAGACGGAGGCGCTGCTGAAATCGACTCTCGGCGTGAGCAACCGCTTCTTTGCCCCCCCTTCGGGCAGCTATAACGCAACGACGGTCAAAGTCGCCGCCGAGCAGGGGCTGAAGACGGTGCTGTGGACGCTGGATACGGTCGATTGGCGGAAACCGTCGCCCAGCTGGATTTTGAACCGGATCGGGAATGGGATTGAGCCCGGATCCCTCATTTTAATGCATCCTACCGCTTCCGCACGCGATTCGCTGGCAGGCATTATTAAGCTGGCGCGGAGCAAAGGCTATGCGCTTGGCACGGTCAGTCAGACGCTTTCGCCGGAGAGGGTGAAAGTGAGCGGTTGA
- the dapA gene encoding 4-hydroxy-tetrahydrodipicolinate synthase has protein sequence MDFGRLITAMVTPFDAEGAIDWDTTARLVDYLIDEQRSDSLVVCGTTGESPTLTEEEKLEMFRFVLKRANGRCKVIAGTGSNSTVHTIHLTKEAEKIGVDGVLLVVPYYNKPSQEGMYRHFKAVAEATELPVMLYNVPGRTGISISAETTIRLAQIRNIVATKECVADQVVEIVSGAPETFRVYSGDDSATLPVLAAGGYGIVSVASHIIGPQMKEMIDAYLSGNVKEAAALNIKLTPIFEGLFACPHYVPNPVPVKYALGLKGMPVGGVRLPLVEASEAEAEFLRQLVL, from the coding sequence ATGGACTTTGGAAGACTGATTACAGCAATGGTCACTCCTTTCGACGCGGAAGGAGCAATTGACTGGGACACGACGGCCCGTCTGGTTGATTATTTGATTGACGAGCAAAGGAGCGATTCACTTGTTGTATGCGGTACAACGGGAGAGTCACCGACGCTGACCGAGGAAGAGAAACTGGAAATGTTCCGCTTCGTCCTGAAACGGGCGAATGGCCGCTGCAAAGTGATTGCGGGAACCGGGAGCAACAGTACCGTTCACACCATTCATTTGACGAAAGAGGCAGAAAAAATAGGCGTCGATGGCGTTTTGCTCGTCGTGCCTTATTATAATAAGCCTAGCCAAGAAGGAATGTACCGCCATTTTAAAGCGGTTGCCGAAGCGACGGAGCTGCCTGTTATGCTGTATAACGTTCCAGGAAGGACAGGCATCAGCATTTCCGCGGAAACGACGATTCGCCTTGCCCAAATCCGTAACATTGTTGCCACCAAAGAATGCGTTGCGGATCAGGTCGTTGAGATCGTCTCCGGCGCACCCGAAACGTTTCGGGTATACAGCGGCGACGACTCGGCGACGCTGCCCGTACTCGCTGCCGGCGGCTACGGCATTGTCAGCGTAGCGAGCCATATTATCGGTCCCCAGATGAAGGAGATGATCGATGCGTATCTGAGCGGCAACGTAAAGGAAGCGGCTGCGCTGAACATCAAGCTCACACCAATCTTTGAAGGACTATTTGCATGTCCTCATTATGTCCCGAATCCGGTTCCGGTGAAGTATGCGCTCGGTTTGAAGGGAATGCCGGTCGGCGGCGTCCGTCT
- a CDS encoding threonine/serine exporter family protein: MIIEQLLMSFVASAAFAILFNVPKGSLLQSGFVGMIGWLLYISLLNVVDEPILPTLISSFVVAVTSQVFAKLYKTPIIVFSVSGIIPLVPGGLAYDAMRKVVENHYDTAVQLAAKALMLSGAIAMGLVFSEVINHLIRRSRL, encoded by the coding sequence ATGATCATCGAGCAGCTTCTGATGAGCTTTGTCGCTTCGGCAGCCTTTGCCATCCTGTTCAATGTACCGAAGGGGAGTCTGCTGCAGAGCGGGTTTGTCGGCATGATCGGCTGGCTGCTGTACATATCGCTTTTAAACGTTGTCGACGAGCCGATTTTACCTACGCTGATTTCTTCCTTTGTTGTGGCGGTGACGAGCCAAGTTTTTGCAAAACTGTACAAAACGCCGATCATCGTGTTCAGCGTTTCGGGCATTATTCCGCTAGTTCCCGGCGGACTGGCCTATGACGCGATGCGAAAGGTGGTCGAAAACCACTATGACACGGCCGTCCAGCTGGCGGCCAAAGCGCTCATGCTCTCCGGCGCGATCGCGATGGGACTGGTTTTTTCGGAAGTGATCAACCACTTGATCCGAAGGTCCAGGTTGTGA
- a CDS encoding threonine/serine exporter family protein, with product MDHPSHSAYDIAQVCLLAGKIMLENGGETYRVEDTMTRVAAAFGIRNSQSYVTPTGILFSIDGPQQTTRMIRISERSTDLHKVTLVNAISRKISLGELSVSEAHRLLNEIEGASAMYPLWFKIMAAAIASGCFLIMFGGTWHDFIPVFLAGGIGFAFQLYFHRLVPIKFIAEFLGSVLIGAIAYLFLKAGFGHDLDKMIVGSVMPLVPGLLITNAVRDLMAGHLVSGLSKGAEACLTAFAIGAGIAFVLSFISGVGIG from the coding sequence ATGGATCATCCATCCCATTCCGCGTACGATATTGCGCAGGTGTGTTTGTTAGCCGGAAAAATCATGCTGGAAAACGGCGGGGAAACGTACCGGGTCGAGGATACGATGACGCGCGTTGCAGCGGCATTCGGCATCCGCAATTCGCAAAGCTACGTGACGCCGACGGGAATATTATTTTCCATCGACGGGCCGCAGCAGACAACCCGAATGATCCGGATCTCCGAACGATCGACGGATTTGCATAAAGTAACGCTCGTCAACGCCATTTCCCGAAAAATTAGTCTTGGGGAGCTGTCGGTATCGGAAGCCCATCGCTTGTTGAACGAGATCGAGGGAGCAAGCGCCATGTACCCGCTTTGGTTCAAAATAATGGCGGCGGCTATAGCAAGCGGCTGCTTTTTAATCATGTTCGGCGGGACGTGGCACGATTTCATTCCCGTTTTTCTTGCCGGCGGAATTGGATTTGCCTTTCAGCTTTATTTCCACCGATTAGTTCCGATCAAGTTTATCGCCGAATTTCTCGGCTCGGTCCTCATTGGCGCGATCGCTTATTTGTTCCTGAAAGCGGGATTCGGTCATGATTTGGATAAAATGATCGTCGGGTCCGTCATGCCGCTCGTGCCGGGACTGCTCATTACAAACGCGGTTCGCGATTTAATGGCGGGTCATCTCGTTTCCGGTCTTTCAAAAGGGGCGGAGGCTTGTTTAACCGCATTCGCCATCGGAGCGGGCATCGCGTTTGTTCTTTCGTTTATAAGCGGGGTGGGGATCGGATGA
- a CDS encoding M16 family metallopeptidase produces the protein MKKYTLSNGLRVVVEPIPTCRSVSFGIWVKTGSRNETPDNNGISHFIEHMLFKGTGTRSAKDIADLFDGIGGNVNAFTSKEYTCYFAKVLDEHLPIAVDALADMFFESQFDGEELAKEKNVILEEISMYEDTPDDKVHDEASRAAYGDHPLAYSILGLEERLSAMDSNALRHYMNDQYTIDNTVISVAGNVEERALLELLEKHFSRFATRGTTSVLAAPEFKSDYLFHKKKTEQNHICLSFPGCSISDPQLYAMILLNNALGGGMSSRLFQEIREKRGLAYSVYSYHTSYADTGLFTIYAGTAPKQTKEVLDLTMDLLGELAVKGLSDAELHRGKEQLKGSLILSLESTSSRMNRIGKNELMLGRHYTLDEMIERIEAVTMADITDITSRMLAVPFATAMVGSTDKAAAALGRDRFVSGTV, from the coding sequence GTGAAGAAATATACCTTAAGCAATGGTCTGCGCGTCGTCGTGGAGCCGATTCCTACCTGCCGTTCCGTGTCGTTCGGAATTTGGGTGAAGACAGGGTCGCGGAATGAAACGCCGGACAACAACGGTATTTCCCATTTTATCGAGCATATGCTCTTTAAAGGAACCGGAACCCGCTCGGCCAAAGACATTGCGGACTTGTTCGACGGTATCGGCGGCAACGTGAACGCCTTTACGTCCAAAGAATATACATGCTATTTCGCGAAAGTGCTGGACGAGCATTTGCCGATTGCGGTCGATGCGCTTGCGGATATGTTTTTTGAATCGCAGTTCGACGGGGAAGAACTGGCGAAAGAAAAAAACGTCATTTTGGAAGAAATCTCGATGTATGAAGATACCCCCGACGACAAGGTGCACGATGAAGCATCGAGGGCCGCTTACGGGGACCATCCGCTTGCCTATTCGATCCTTGGTTTGGAAGAAAGATTATCGGCCATGGATTCGAATGCTTTGCGTCATTATATGAACGATCAGTATACGATCGACAATACGGTGATCAGCGTCGCGGGCAACGTTGAGGAACGGGCGCTGCTCGAACTATTGGAGAAGCATTTCAGCCGGTTCGCTACCCGCGGAACGACTTCGGTACTGGCCGCTCCGGAATTTAAAAGCGATTATTTGTTTCATAAGAAGAAAACGGAACAAAATCATATTTGCCTTTCGTTTCCGGGCTGCTCCATTTCCGACCCGCAGCTGTATGCGATGATTTTGCTGAACAATGCGCTCGGAGGGGGGATGAGCTCGCGGCTGTTCCAGGAAATCCGCGAGAAGCGCGGGCTCGCTTATTCCGTTTATTCCTATCATACTTCTTATGCGGATACCGGGTTGTTTACGATTTATGCCGGCACCGCGCCGAAGCAGACGAAGGAAGTGCTCGATCTGACGATGGATCTGCTCGGCGAGCTGGCGGTCAAGGGCTTAAGCGATGCGGAGCTGCACCGGGGCAAGGAACAGCTGAAGGGCAGCCTCATCCTGAGCCTGGAAAGCACAAGCAGCCGCATGAACCGGATCGGCAAAAATGAACTGATGCTTGGCCGTCATTACACGCTTGACGAGATGATCGAACGGATCGAAGCAGTCACAATGGCGGATATAACAGATATAACATCGCGCATGCTGGCGGTTCCTTTTGCAACCGCAATGGTAGGCTCCACCGATAAGGCGGCGGCCGCGCTCGGGAGGGATCGTTTTGTTTCAGGTACTGTTTAA
- the dapG gene encoding aspartate kinase, protein MGVLVQKFGGTSLATEQARQLVIRHIERERNLGHRIVVVVSAMGRKGDLYATDTLLQLIADNGGALPPRERDLLLGCGEIIAASVLCSLLNAVGIPAVALTGGGAGIRTGDRFGEARILEVRPEKILRHLDEGSIVIVTGFQGQTEAGDMTTLGRGGSDTSATALGAALHADMVDIYTDVNGILTADPRIVKDARPLTVVGYAEICNMAQQGAKVIHPRAVEIAAQARIPLRVRSTFSEEEGTLVTDTVVLAHGDRSRLRDRHVTGIAHVHGVTQITVETIEGQSDTQLQVFQSMARNHISVDFINVTPGGAVYTVSDQDAAKAVGILQGLGFSPKTVNGCAKVSVIGGGMNGVPGIMARIVEALTEGDIPILQSADSNTTIWVLVREEHMADALRALHAKFELHL, encoded by the coding sequence ATGGGCGTTCTGGTGCAAAAATTCGGCGGCACGTCGCTTGCTACCGAACAGGCCAGACAACTTGTCATCCGTCATATTGAACGGGAACGAAACTTGGGTCACCGCATCGTTGTTGTCGTTTCGGCAATGGGACGCAAAGGCGATTTATACGCAACGGATACGCTGCTGCAGCTCATTGCCGACAACGGAGGCGCGCTCCCGCCGCGCGAGCGCGATCTGCTGCTTGGCTGCGGAGAAATAATTGCGGCCTCCGTTCTGTGCAGCCTGCTCAATGCTGTAGGTATCCCTGCCGTTGCGTTGACCGGCGGCGGTGCAGGCATCCGTACCGGCGACCGTTTCGGCGAAGCGAGAATTTTGGAGGTTCGGCCGGAGAAGATTTTGCGGCATCTCGATGAAGGCAGCATCGTCATTGTGACCGGATTTCAGGGACAAACGGAAGCCGGCGATATGACGACGCTGGGCAGAGGCGGGAGCGACACGTCGGCGACGGCGCTTGGAGCCGCACTGCATGCAGATATGGTCGATATTTATACCGATGTGAACGGCATTTTGACGGCCGATCCGCGTATTGTGAAGGATGCCCGGCCGCTAACGGTCGTCGGATATGCGGAAATTTGCAACATGGCGCAGCAGGGAGCGAAAGTCATTCATCCCCGTGCCGTTGAAATTGCCGCTCAGGCGCGCATTCCGCTTCGGGTCCGCTCCACATTCTCCGAAGAGGAAGGAACGCTTGTTACGGACACAGTCGTGCTTGCGCATGGAGACCGTTCGCGGCTTCGCGACCGGCACGTAACGGGAATCGCCCATGTGCATGGCGTGACGCAAATTACGGTCGAAACGATTGAAGGACAAAGCGATACGCAGCTGCAGGTGTTTCAATCGATGGCCCGCAATCATATTAGCGTCGATTTTATTAATGTAACGCCGGGCGGAGCGGTCTACACCGTTTCCGATCAGGACGCCGCGAAGGCGGTGGGCATTTTGCAAGGATTGGGCTTCAGTCCGAAAACGGTAAACGGCTGTGCAAAGGTTTCGGTCATCGGCGGCGGCATGAACGGCGTGCCGGGCATTATGGCGCGTATCGTTGAGGCGCTCACCGAAGGGGATATCCCGATATTGCAATCCGCCGATTCCAATACGACGATCTGGGTGTTGGTGCGGGAAGAGCATATGGCCGATGCCCTGCGGGCGCTGCACGCCAAGTTCGAGCTGCATCTATAA
- a CDS encoding aspartate-semialdehyde dehydrogenase has protein sequence MSHQKLFNVAVVGATGAVGEQILNLLESRNFPIGQLKLLSSARSAGTKVSFKGQEYTVEEATPDSFKGIDIALFSAGGDVSKALAPHAVEHGAVCIDNTNAYRMDPQTPLVVPEVNIEEVGGHNGIIANPNCSTIQMVAALKPLYDRYGISKIIVSTYQAVSGAGSRAIDEMLRQTRAVLDGAEVNPDILPVGSLPVKHPIAFNAIPQIDKFQDNGYTLEEMKMVRETKKIMKDDSIDVTATCVRIPVVYGHSESVYVELKNDYELEDVKRLLSEAPGIVVVDNNSEQQYPLATDAAGKPDVLVGRIRRDLGNKRGLNLWIVSDNLLKGAAWNAVQIAEHIAAGE, from the coding sequence ATGTCGCATCAGAAATTGTTCAACGTTGCCGTGGTTGGGGCGACAGGCGCAGTAGGGGAACAAATCCTGAATCTGCTTGAATCCAGAAACTTCCCTATCGGACAATTGAAATTGCTTTCTTCCGCCCGCTCCGCCGGGACGAAAGTTTCCTTCAAGGGGCAGGAATATACGGTTGAAGAGGCGACTCCGGACAGCTTCAAAGGAATCGATATCGCGTTGTTCAGCGCAGGCGGAGACGTGAGCAAAGCGCTTGCGCCGCATGCGGTGGAGCATGGCGCCGTCTGTATCGATAATACGAACGCTTACCGGATGGACCCGCAAACTCCGCTCGTCGTTCCGGAAGTGAACATTGAGGAAGTCGGGGGCCATAACGGCATTATTGCGAATCCGAACTGTTCCACCATTCAAATGGTTGCGGCGCTCAAGCCGCTCTACGACCGTTACGGCATATCCAAAATTATCGTTTCGACTTACCAAGCCGTCTCGGGAGCGGGCAGCCGAGCGATCGATGAAATGCTGCGCCAAACGCGCGCTGTGCTTGACGGTGCCGAAGTGAACCCGGACATTTTGCCTGTCGGATCGCTGCCGGTGAAGCATCCAATCGCATTTAATGCGATTCCGCAAATCGACAAGTTTCAGGACAACGGCTATACGCTGGAAGAGATGAAGATGGTCCGCGAAACGAAAAAAATTATGAAGGACGATTCCATCGACGTAACGGCTACATGCGTGCGCATTCCGGTCGTATACGGGCATTCGGAATCGGTCTATGTCGAATTGAAAAACGATTACGAGCTCGAAGACGTCAAACGTCTGCTTTCGGAAGCCCCTGGTATTGTCGTTGTGGATAATAACAGTGAGCAGCAGTATCCTCTGGCAACGGATGCGGCCGGCAAACCGGATGTGCTTGTCGGACGGATTCGCCGCGACCTTGGCAACAAACGCGGTTTGAACCTGTGGATTGTATCCGACAACCTCCTTAAAGGAGCGGCTTGGAACGCCGTGCAAATCGCCGAGCACATTGCCGCAGGGGAATAA